The following proteins are encoded in a genomic region of Balaenoptera ricei isolate mBalRic1 chromosome 14, mBalRic1.hap2, whole genome shotgun sequence:
- the LOC132347748 gene encoding large ribosomal subunit protein eL22-like, with protein sequence MAPGKKFVVKGGKKKKQVLKFTLDCTHPAEGRIMDAANFEQFLQERIKVNGKSGNLGGGVVTNERSKSKITVTSEVAFSKRYLKYLTKKYLKKSNLCDWLRVVANSKES encoded by the coding sequence ATGGCACCCGGGAAAAAGTTTGTGGTGAAGGGGggcaaaaaaaagaagcaggtcCTGAAGTTTACTCTAGACTGTACCCATCCTGCAGAAGGTAGAATCATGGATGCTGCCAATTTTGAGCAGTTTCTTCAGGAGAGAATCAAAGTGAATGGAAAATCTGGGAATCTTGGTGGCGGTGTTGTAACAAACGAAAGAAGCAAAAGCAAGATTACTGTAACTTCTGAGGTGGCTTTTTCCAAAAGGTATTTGAAATATCTcaccaaaaaatatttgaagaagagtAACTTATGTGATTGGTTACGCGTAGTTGCTAACAGCAAAGAAAGTTAA